The nucleotide window TTGGTCGTTGCCGCCTATGGCCACCTGATCCCCTTCCACCACCGGCACGCCGGATTCGCTCAGGCGCACCACCCGGTTGGCCTTGCGGCCGCAGTGGCAGACGGTCTTGAGCTCCACCAGCTTGTCGGCCCAGGCCAGCAGGTAGCGGGAGCCCTCGAACAGCTCGCCCAGGAAGTCGGTGCGCAGGCCATAGGCCAGCACCGGGATGTGCAGGCTGTCCACCACGTCGGTGAGCTGCTGCACCTGGGCCTTGTTGAGGAACTGGGCCTCGTCGATGAGCACGCAGTGCACCGGCTGCTGGCCGGCAATGCGGCTGATGCGCTCGAACAGGTTGTCGTCCGGGGCGAAGATCTCCGCCTCGGCCTCCAGGCCGATACGGGAGCTGACCTTGCCAACGCCGTATCTGTCGTCCACGGCGGCCGTGAACACCAGGGTATTCATGCCCCGCTCCTGGTAGTTGTAGGAGGACTGCAGGAGCGAGGTGGATTTACCGGCATTCATGGCCGAGTAGTAGAAATAAAGCTGTGCCACGG belongs to Gallaecimonas sp. GXIMD4217 and includes:
- a CDS encoding thymidine kinase, giving the protein MAQLYFYYSAMNAGKSTSLLQSSYNYQERGMNTLVFTAAVDDRYGVGKVSSRIGLEAEAEIFAPDDNLFERISRIAGQQPVHCVLIDEAQFLNKAQVQQLTDVVDSLHIPVLAYGLRTDFLGELFEGSRYLLAWADKLVELKTVCHCGRKANRVVRLSESGVPVVEGDQVAIGGNDQYVSMCRKHFKQAIGR